The Streptomyces sp. NBC_01689 genome includes a window with the following:
- a CDS encoding serine hydrolase domain-containing protein → MSEPVPVPDVHGHCDARFSAVRTAFEENFRDRGELGAAVSVTLGGETVVDLWGGWADAGGTRPWERETLVNVWSTSKGPTALCAHILADRGLLDLDAPVAAYWPEFAAAGKEAVLVRHLLSHRAGLAGLREPHTFEQLCDWELTVDRLAAQEPWWEPGTRSGYHALTFGHLVGEVVRRVSGLLPGAFLEREVTGPLGIDFTVGLPAKEAGRTAELVHPVAASDSEQAAVFAQLAPAAVAALTNPPVGAAEANTPRWRAAEIPAANGHGTARGIAALYGIFAGRGSYGSRQILSPEAAERVREGQGSCRDLVLGAGFAHETEAGLGLWLSGANASYGPNPRAFGHDGFGGSCGLADPEAAVSLGYVMNRMGPHIADDPRKTALVAALYSAL, encoded by the coding sequence ATGTCCGAGCCCGTGCCCGTGCCCGACGTTCACGGCCACTGCGACGCGCGTTTCTCCGCGGTCCGCACGGCGTTCGAGGAGAACTTCCGCGACCGCGGTGAGCTGGGCGCGGCGGTGTCCGTCACCCTCGGCGGGGAGACGGTGGTGGACCTCTGGGGCGGCTGGGCCGACGCGGGAGGGACCCGCCCCTGGGAGCGCGAGACCCTCGTCAACGTGTGGTCGACGTCGAAGGGCCCCACCGCGCTGTGCGCGCACATCCTGGCCGACCGCGGGCTGCTCGACCTCGACGCACCGGTGGCAGCGTACTGGCCGGAGTTCGCGGCGGCCGGCAAGGAGGCCGTCCTCGTGCGACATCTGCTGTCGCACCGGGCAGGACTGGCCGGGTTGCGCGAGCCGCACACCTTCGAGCAGCTCTGCGACTGGGAGCTGACCGTCGACCGGCTCGCCGCCCAGGAACCGTGGTGGGAGCCGGGGACACGGTCCGGCTATCACGCGCTCACGTTCGGGCATCTGGTGGGCGAGGTGGTGCGGCGGGTGTCCGGGCTGCTGCCGGGCGCGTTCCTGGAGCGGGAGGTGACCGGCCCGCTCGGGATCGACTTCACCGTCGGGTTGCCCGCGAAGGAGGCCGGGCGAACGGCCGAACTGGTGCATCCGGTGGCCGCGTCGGACAGCGAACAGGCGGCGGTCTTCGCCCAGTTGGCACCCGCGGCGGTCGCCGCCCTGACCAATCCGCCGGTCGGCGCGGCCGAGGCGAACACCCCGCGCTGGCGAGCGGCGGAGATCCCGGCCGCGAACGGTCACGGCACGGCGCGGGGGATCGCCGCGCTGTACGGGATCTTCGCCGGGCGCGGGTCGTACGGCTCCCGGCAGATCCTCTCGCCGGAGGCCGCGGAGCGGGTGCGTGAGGGACAGGGCAGTTGCCGGGACCTGGTGCTGGGCGCCGGGTTCGCGCACGAGACGGAGGCCGGGCTCGGGCTGTGGCTGAGCGGCGCCAACGCGTCCTACGGACCCAACCCGAGGGCTTTCGGACACGACGGCTTCGGTGGCTCCTGCGGTCTCGCCGACCCCGAGGCGGCCGTCTCCCTGGGGTACGTCATGAACCGCATGGGGCCGCACATCGCCGACGACCCAAGGAAGACGGCGCTCGTGGCGGCCCTCTACAGCGCGCTGTGA
- a CDS encoding response regulator transcription factor: protein MPDSKGLVLVVEDERHIADLQRLYLSREGFGVHVETDGRAGLAAARRLRPAAIVLDIALPGLDGVEVCRRLREDGDWTPVLLVTARDDEADRVLGLELGADDYVTKPFSPRELVARVKTVLRRAAGPPEATARRVGRVAVDPVRRTAEADGRPVDLTATEFDLLAHLLRHPGRVFPREQLLSQVWGQADYRGSRTVDVHVAQLRAKLGDASPIRTVRGVGYSATDPAR from the coding sequence ATGCCGGACAGCAAGGGCCTCGTGCTGGTCGTCGAGGACGAACGGCACATCGCCGACCTGCAGCGGCTGTATCTGAGCCGCGAGGGCTTCGGCGTGCACGTCGAGACCGACGGCCGGGCGGGACTCGCGGCGGCTCGCCGGCTGCGTCCCGCGGCGATCGTCCTGGACATCGCGCTGCCGGGTCTCGACGGGGTCGAGGTGTGCCGCCGACTGCGCGAGGACGGCGACTGGACGCCCGTGCTGCTCGTCACGGCGCGCGACGACGAGGCCGATCGCGTGCTCGGGCTGGAACTCGGCGCGGACGACTACGTCACCAAACCCTTCTCGCCCCGGGAACTGGTCGCCCGCGTCAAGACGGTGCTGCGCCGCGCCGCCGGACCGCCCGAGGCGACGGCCCGGCGCGTCGGCCGGGTCGCGGTCGACCCGGTCCGCCGGACCGCCGAGGCCGACGGACGGCCCGTGGACCTCACGGCCACCGAGTTCGACCTGCTCGCCCATCTGCTGCGCCACCCCGGCCGGGTCTTCCCCCGTGAGCAGCTTCTCTCCCAGGTGTGGGGGCAGGCCGACTACCGGGGCAGCCGCACCGTGGACGTCCATGTCGCGCAACTGCGGGCCAAGCTCGGCGACGCCAGTCCCATCCGGACCGTGCGGGGCGTCGGCTACAGCGCGACGGACCCGGCACGGTGA
- a CDS encoding acetylxylan esterase: MALFDLPLDELRAYRSASAEPEDFDAFWAETLRETREHGLDARFEPVETRLRTVEVYDVTFAGFGGHPVKGWLTLPAGADAPLPAVVEFVGYGGGRGLPHTHLLWASAGFAHFVMDTRGQGSAWGGGETPDPVGSAPAYPGYMTRGIDAPVNYYYRRVFTDGVRAVEAARSHPLVDPARTAAVGASQGGGITIAVGGLVPDLAAVAPDVPFLCDFPRATTLTDRHPYREIGSYLKTHRGRTDDVRRTLSYFDGVHFAARGSAPALFSAGLEDQTCPPSTVFAAFNAWAHEEKTIEVYDFNDHEGGGPYQEATQLDWVASRL; this comes from the coding sequence ATGGCCCTGTTCGACCTCCCCCTCGACGAGCTCCGCGCGTACCGCAGCGCTTCCGCGGAGCCCGAGGACTTCGACGCCTTCTGGGCCGAGACCCTCCGGGAGACGCGCGAACACGGCCTGGACGCCCGCTTCGAGCCCGTGGAGACCCGCCTCAGGACCGTCGAGGTGTACGACGTCACGTTCGCCGGGTTCGGCGGACACCCCGTCAAGGGCTGGCTCACCCTGCCGGCCGGTGCCGACGCGCCGCTGCCCGCCGTCGTCGAGTTCGTCGGGTACGGCGGCGGCCGGGGGCTCCCCCACACCCATCTCCTGTGGGCGTCCGCGGGCTTCGCGCATTTCGTGATGGACACCCGGGGCCAGGGCAGCGCGTGGGGCGGCGGTGAGACCCCGGACCCGGTGGGCAGCGCGCCCGCGTATCCGGGCTACATGACACGCGGCATCGACGCGCCCGTGAACTACTACTACCGCCGGGTGTTCACCGACGGGGTGCGCGCGGTGGAGGCGGCCCGTTCGCACCCGCTGGTCGACCCGGCGCGCACCGCGGCCGTCGGCGCCAGCCAGGGCGGCGGCATCACGATCGCGGTGGGCGGTCTCGTCCCCGACCTGGCCGCGGTCGCTCCCGATGTGCCGTTCCTGTGCGACTTCCCGCGCGCGACGACGCTGACCGACCGGCATCCGTACCGGGAGATCGGCAGCTATCTCAAGACGCACCGCGGCCGCACCGACGACGTCCGCCGCACCCTCTCCTACTTCGACGGAGTCCACTTCGCGGCACGCGGCAGCGCGCCCGCGCTCTTCTCGGCCGGCCTGGAGGACCAGACCTGCCCGCCGTCCACGGTCTTCGCCGCGTTCAACGCCTGGGCGCACGAGGAGAAGACCATCGAGGTCTACGACTTCAACGACCACGAGGGCGGCGGCCCCTACCAGGAGGCGACCCAGCTGGACTGGGTCGCCTCCCGCCTCTAG
- a CDS encoding sensor histidine kinase yields the protein MRVPRPGRVRPWRRPGPITRDITLVTTAVALVAVVLTGVTAWYLVRTGAEAQQRDQLGRQAEVLSRTPALSELLLDREQRLAGSNGQQVAVVAPGGRTVGPATAAVDDRTRARLLDGKAVSAEASLDGTRVLVEGRPTPGGGAVVLTQPYLVVHDSVARMRRALPVPLAVGLLGGGLAGLLLARRLSRPLRTAATTARRLAEGERGLRAAPGGPRELTDLTGALNVLDEALAHSENRQREFLLSVSHELRTPLTATMGYAEALADGVIGPEELPAVGETLLGETRRLERFVRDLLDLAHLETDDFRVETRPVDLDALVGKAGTVWAGRCARHGVIFRVERPDGPLTVETDGVRVRQIIDGLAENALRVTPAGAPLVLALARDGDGARIQVRDGGPGLTAEDAAVAFERGTLHARYQGVRPVGTGLGLAIVHRLAQRLGGSVTARGHGPEGGACFTVRVPGRPGAAV from the coding sequence GTGAGGGTTCCCAGGCCCGGCCGCGTCCGGCCGTGGCGGCGGCCCGGCCCGATCACCCGCGACATCACCCTGGTCACGACTGCGGTCGCGCTGGTCGCCGTGGTGCTCACGGGTGTCACCGCCTGGTACCTCGTCCGTACCGGTGCCGAGGCCCAGCAGCGCGATCAACTCGGGCGCCAGGCCGAGGTGCTGAGCCGGACGCCCGCCCTCTCGGAGCTCCTGCTCGACCGCGAACAGCGGCTCGCGGGCTCCAACGGACAGCAGGTCGCGGTCGTCGCTCCGGGCGGGCGGACCGTGGGTCCGGCGACCGCCGCCGTGGACGACCGGACCCGGGCGAGGCTGCTCGACGGGAAGGCGGTGTCCGCGGAGGCGTCCCTCGACGGCACGCGGGTGCTGGTCGAGGGACGCCCCACGCCCGGCGGCGGTGCCGTCGTACTCACCCAGCCGTACCTCGTCGTCCACGACAGCGTGGCCCGGATGCGCAGGGCGCTGCCGGTCCCGCTCGCGGTGGGTCTGCTCGGCGGCGGCCTCGCCGGACTGCTGCTGGCCCGGCGCCTGTCCCGCCCGCTCAGGACGGCCGCGACGACGGCGCGGAGGCTGGCCGAGGGGGAGCGCGGGCTGCGGGCCGCGCCCGGCGGACCCCGGGAACTGACGGATCTCACCGGTGCGTTGAACGTCCTCGACGAGGCACTGGCGCACAGCGAGAACCGGCAGCGGGAGTTCCTCCTCTCGGTCTCGCACGAGCTGCGCACCCCGCTCACCGCGACCATGGGCTACGCGGAGGCGCTCGCCGACGGGGTGATCGGGCCCGAGGAACTCCCCGCGGTGGGCGAGACGCTGCTCGGCGAGACCCGGCGCCTCGAACGCTTCGTACGGGACCTGCTGGATCTGGCCCATCTGGAGACCGACGACTTCCGTGTCGAGACCCGGCCCGTGGACCTGGACGCGCTGGTCGGGAAGGCGGGCACGGTCTGGGCGGGCCGCTGCGCGCGGCACGGGGTGATCTTCCGTGTCGAGCGGCCGGACGGACCCCTGACCGTCGAGACGGACGGCGTACGGGTCCGCCAGATCATCGACGGCCTCGCCGAGAACGCCCTGCGGGTGACCCCGGCGGGCGCGCCCCTGGTGCTGGCCCTCGCCCGGGACGGCGACGGTGCGCGGATCCAGGTCCGCGACGGCGGTCCCGGGCTGACGGCCGAGGACGCCGCGGTCGCCTTCGAACGCGGCACCCTGCACGCCCGGTACCAGGGGGTCCGGCCGGTCGGGACCGGCCTCGGCCTCGCCATCGTCCACCGCCTCGCGCAGCGCCTGGGAGGGTCGGTGACGGCGCGGGGGCACGGACCGGAGGGCGGCGCGTGCTTCACGGTACGGGTTCCGGGACGGCCGGGGGCGGCCGTCTGA
- a CDS encoding LmeA family phospholipid-binding protein, with amino-acid sequence MRRRTVTALACAGALVALPVAGELVARAELQHRIRTAVASRVPAGSLAIGLSSRPALLQLTDRRLPFVELDATHARVGRIPDASFHARLEGVRLTGGDRRAEVASARVTILVPPGALAGPTGDSGGLPVTGARTDPRRDTVTLLFGQGGLGSVTVRPGITGGRVRMTVTSVEIMGRAAPEAVARRVRDAVAGRAGPADYPLGLRATSARVEVDGVHVALRSDGPTAPDPAD; translated from the coding sequence ATGAGGCGCCGTACCGTGACCGCCCTGGCGTGCGCGGGCGCGCTGGTCGCCCTTCCGGTGGCCGGCGAACTGGTCGCCCGTGCCGAGCTGCAGCACCGGATCCGCACCGCGGTGGCCTCCCGGGTGCCGGCCGGGAGCCTCGCGATCGGTCTCTCCTCCCGGCCGGCTCTGCTGCAACTGACCGACAGACGCCTGCCGTTCGTCGAACTGGACGCCACACACGCACGGGTCGGCCGGATTCCCGACGCCTCGTTCCACGCCCGGCTGGAGGGCGTACGGCTGACCGGCGGCGACCGGCGCGCCGAGGTGGCCTCGGCGCGGGTGACGATCCTGGTCCCGCCCGGCGCCCTGGCCGGACCGACCGGGGACTCCGGCGGCCTGCCGGTCACCGGGGCGCGCACCGACCCCCGACGGGACACCGTCACCCTGCTGTTCGGGCAGGGCGGCCTCGGAAGCGTGACCGTCCGGCCCGGCATCACGGGCGGACGCGTCCGGATGACGGTCACCTCGGTCGAGATCATGGGCAGGGCCGCCCCGGAGGCCGTGGCGCGACGGGTCCGCGACGCGGTCGCCGGGCGGGCCGGGCCGGCCGACTACCCGCTCGGCCTGCGCGCCACCTCGGCGCGGGTCGAGGTGGACGGCGTCCATGTCGCCCTCAGGTCGGACGGGCCCACCGCGCCGGACCCCGCGGACTGA
- a CDS encoding MMPL family transporter: MIVVWLLVLVAAFAADRAWGGGYEDEFSLPGTSAQRGADLLEGHGSDLKGVGAQIVLRADDGLAAHRTALDAATARLGRLPGVLTVSGPLSTPGAVSADGGTGYATVRFAANPATFDRSYLAGVDRAVAGLRAERVSVDYGGPLGQLARPAAADGRSEAIGLVTAVVVLLFGFGSVAAAGLPLVTAVAGLAGGVAVLGLVAAAVTFGATAPTLATMMGLGVGLDYALFLTTRHRGLLASGAGPEEAAGRTLATSGRAVLVAAATVALALAGLYASGVSFIGGLGAAAGIAVLVAALASLTLTPALLGLAGGRVDRWSVRRPVAESEGHDDTWHRWAATVGRRPWLFLTAGLLVLGVLTVPAASLRLGHIDAGAGPRDYTERRAYDLISAGFGAGTNGPLTVVVALDATGADPDPVAATVRTALSRTPDVASVTGPAATPDGGLLTATVVPRHGPGDASTTALVHRLEDQVLPRALEGTGAHGHVTGTTAVQIAFRDTLVERLPWVVGVVVGAAFVLLLCVFRSLLVALKAAVLNLLSIGAAYGVVVAVFQWGWGGSLFGVTEPVPVESFVPTMMFAIVFGLSMDYEIFLLSRIREVWLETGDNDASVAGGLAATARVITCAAIVMTSVFLAFLLSTNVVIKMMALGLGVSVVIDATLVRLLLVPATMYLFGRANWWLPRPLDRILPRLDPEGPDLTRRPESMAVRGPETVS; this comes from the coding sequence GTGATCGTCGTCTGGCTGCTCGTCCTGGTCGCCGCGTTCGCGGCGGACCGGGCCTGGGGCGGCGGCTACGAGGACGAGTTCTCGCTGCCGGGCACGTCCGCGCAGCGGGGCGCCGATCTGCTGGAGGGGCACGGCAGCGATCTCAAGGGCGTCGGCGCGCAGATCGTCCTGCGGGCGGACGACGGCCTCGCCGCCCACCGGACCGCCCTCGACGCCGCGACGGCGAGGCTCGGCCGACTGCCCGGGGTGCTCACGGTCTCCGGTCCGCTCAGCACACCGGGCGCGGTCTCCGCGGACGGCGGGACCGGCTACGCCACGGTCCGGTTCGCCGCCAACCCGGCGACCTTCGACCGTTCGTACCTGGCGGGGGTCGACCGGGCCGTGGCGGGTCTGCGCGCCGAGCGGGTGAGCGTGGACTACGGCGGACCCCTCGGTCAGCTGGCCCGTCCCGCAGCCGCCGACGGGCGGTCGGAGGCGATCGGTCTCGTGACCGCAGTGGTCGTGCTGCTGTTCGGTTTCGGCAGCGTCGCGGCGGCCGGTCTGCCCCTGGTCACGGCGGTGGCCGGACTCGCCGGCGGGGTGGCCGTGCTCGGACTCGTGGCCGCGGCCGTCACCTTCGGTGCCACCGCGCCCACTCTCGCCACGATGATGGGGCTGGGCGTCGGTCTCGACTACGCGCTGTTCCTCACCACCCGCCACCGGGGCCTGCTCGCGTCCGGGGCCGGTCCGGAGGAGGCGGCCGGCCGCACCCTCGCCACCAGCGGCCGGGCCGTCCTGGTCGCGGCGGCGACGGTCGCCCTGGCGCTGGCCGGACTGTACGCCTCCGGCGTGTCGTTCATCGGCGGCCTGGGGGCCGCCGCCGGGATCGCGGTGCTCGTCGCCGCGCTCGCCTCGCTCACCCTGACACCGGCCCTGCTCGGGCTGGCGGGCGGACGTGTCGACCGGTGGAGCGTGCGCCGGCCGGTGGCCGAGTCCGAGGGGCATGACGACACCTGGCACCGCTGGGCCGCCACCGTCGGGCGCAGGCCCTGGCTCTTCCTCACCGCGGGCCTGCTGGTCCTCGGAGTCCTCACGGTCCCCGCCGCCTCGCTGCGGCTCGGCCACATCGACGCGGGCGCCGGCCCCCGGGACTACACCGAACGCCGGGCGTACGACCTGATCTCGGCCGGGTTCGGCGCGGGCACCAACGGCCCGCTCACCGTGGTCGTCGCCCTGGACGCAACCGGCGCGGACCCGGACCCGGTCGCGGCCACCGTGCGCACCGCGCTCTCCCGGACCCCCGACGTGGCCTCGGTCACCGGGCCGGCCGCCACCCCGGACGGCGGTCTGCTCACCGCCACGGTCGTGCCACGCCACGGGCCCGGGGACGCGTCCACCACGGCCCTGGTGCACCGGCTGGAGGACCAGGTGCTGCCGCGGGCGCTCGAAGGGACCGGGGCACACGGCCACGTCACCGGCACCACCGCCGTCCAGATCGCCTTCCGCGACACCCTGGTGGAGCGGCTGCCCTGGGTCGTCGGCGTGGTCGTCGGCGCCGCGTTCGTCCTGCTGCTCTGCGTCTTCCGCAGTCTGCTCGTGGCCCTCAAGGCCGCCGTGCTCAACCTGTTGTCGATCGGCGCGGCCTACGGTGTCGTGGTCGCGGTCTTCCAATGGGGCTGGGGCGGCTCCCTGTTCGGCGTGACCGAGCCCGTGCCCGTCGAGTCGTTCGTGCCGACCATGATGTTCGCCATCGTCTTCGGGCTCTCCATGGACTACGAGATCTTCCTCCTCTCACGCATCCGAGAGGTGTGGCTGGAGACCGGCGACAACGACGCGAGCGTGGCCGGCGGGCTGGCCGCGACCGCGCGGGTCATCACCTGCGCGGCGATCGTCATGACCAGTGTGTTCCTCGCCTTCCTGCTCTCCACCAACGTGGTGATCAAGATGATGGCGCTGGGGCTCGGGGTGAGCGTGGTCATCGACGCCACCCTTGTGCGCCTGCTGCTCGTGCCCGCCACCATGTACCTGTTCGGCAGGGCCAACTGGTGGCTCCCGCGCCCGCTCGACCGGATCCTGCCGCGGCTGGATCCCGAGGGGCCGGACCTGACCCGGCGGCCGGAATCGATGGCGGTCCGTGGTCCGGAGACGGTCTCATGA
- a CDS encoding phosphatidylinositol-specific phospholipase C domain-containing protein has product MRRHVRVLTRTGIAVAMAGAAVLTTSPGAAAADLSYSASTSVGVHNSYDKAKYPYFADALDSGAGMLELDVWTNVFGGSWRVSHDNPIGNDNNCVNAANASALRTGSRDRDLAGCLSDIRAWHDAHPGHRPVQLKIEMKDGFAANIGRGPTQLDALLTSKLGDALLRPADVTGSHPDLDSAVRADGWPARSALAGKFVVELIPGTVEESNPFDSLWTDREYATHLRDLAAAGRLREASAFPAVHGAAAGDPRTRYTDPTIRPWFVMYDGDAAAYAGGTIDTAWYDDRHYLVVMTDAQNVAPAIDGTNPTQAQALERVALLAARHASVVSADWYPLPAVLATVVPRGSAG; this is encoded by the coding sequence ATGCGCAGACATGTGAGGGTGTTGACACGTACGGGGATCGCGGTGGCCATGGCGGGCGCCGCCGTCCTGACCACGTCCCCGGGGGCGGCTGCCGCGGACCTCTCGTACTCCGCCAGTACCTCGGTGGGCGTCCACAACTCCTACGACAAGGCGAAGTACCCGTACTTCGCGGACGCGCTGGACTCCGGCGCCGGGATGCTGGAACTCGACGTCTGGACCAACGTGTTCGGCGGCTCCTGGCGCGTCTCGCACGACAACCCGATCGGCAACGACAACAACTGCGTCAACGCGGCGAACGCCTCCGCGCTGCGCACCGGATCGCGCGACCGCGACCTCGCCGGCTGCCTCTCCGACATCAGGGCGTGGCACGACGCGCACCCGGGGCACCGGCCGGTCCAGCTGAAGATCGAGATGAAGGACGGCTTCGCGGCCAACATCGGCCGCGGACCGACCCAGTTGGACGCTCTGCTGACATCGAAGCTCGGCGACGCGCTGCTGCGCCCGGCCGACGTCACCGGGTCGCATCCCGATCTCGACTCGGCCGTCCGGGCGGACGGCTGGCCCGCCCGTTCGGCACTCGCGGGCAAGTTCGTCGTCGAACTGATTCCCGGCACCGTCGAGGAGAGCAACCCCTTCGACTCGCTCTGGACGGACCGCGAGTACGCCACCCACCTCCGCGACCTCGCCGCCGCCGGCCGGCTGCGCGAGGCGTCCGCCTTCCCCGCCGTGCACGGCGCCGCCGCGGGCGACCCCCGCACCCGCTACACCGACCCGACCATCCGCCCCTGGTTCGTGATGTACGACGGTGACGCCGCCGCCTACGCGGGCGGCACGATCGACACCGCCTGGTACGACGACCGGCACTACCTCGTCGTGATGACCGACGCCCAGAACGTGGCCCCCGCCATCGACGGCACCAACCCCACCCAGGCCCAGGCACTGGAGCGCGTCGCCCTCCTCGCCGCACGGCACGCCAGCGTGGTGTCGGCGGACTGGTACCCGCTGCCCGCCGTGCTCGCCACGGTCGTGCCGCGCGGCTCGGCGGGCTGA
- a CDS encoding HD domain-containing protein — protein MNDIIAEVEIPETAAVAEATRFLRETTGPLLFHHSRRVFLFASLHARKLGLQPDPELLYISAMFHDTGLSTPFSDEEQRFELDGADHARKFLLDRGFSAGAAEIVWTTIALHTTPGIPGRMGPETASMNFGVLTDVLGWGLDGLDGGEVEEIVAAHPRGEFKTEFLRAFVDGLRNRPDTTYGTVNSDVLEHFVPGFRRTTMVERIMDAPWPK, from the coding sequence ATGAACGACATCATCGCAGAGGTGGAAATTCCCGAGACCGCGGCGGTCGCCGAAGCCACCCGATTCCTCCGGGAGACGACGGGGCCGCTCCTTTTCCATCACTCCCGGCGGGTCTTTCTCTTCGCCTCCCTGCACGCGCGGAAGCTCGGCCTCCAGCCCGATCCGGAACTCCTCTACATCTCCGCGATGTTTCACGACACGGGCCTTTCGACCCCCTTCTCCGACGAGGAACAGCGTTTCGAACTGGACGGCGCCGACCACGCGCGGAAGTTCCTGCTCGACCGTGGGTTCTCCGCCGGTGCGGCCGAGATCGTCTGGACCACGATCGCCCTGCACACGACACCGGGGATTCCCGGCCGGATGGGCCCGGAGACGGCTTCCATGAACTTCGGCGTGCTCACCGACGTGCTCGGCTGGGGGCTGGACGGACTCGACGGCGGAGAGGTGGAGGAGATCGTCGCGGCCCACCCGCGCGGGGAATTCAAGACGGAATTCCTGCGGGCATTCGTCGACGGCCTCAGGAATCGCCCCGACACCACGTACGGAACCGTGAACTCCGACGTGCTGGAACACTTCGTCCCCGGTTTCCGTCGCACGACCATGGTCGAGCGGATCATGGACGCGCCCTGGCCGAAGTGA
- a CDS encoding GlxA family transcriptional regulator, translated as MSLAPHRVVILVYDGVKLLDVAGPAEVFAEANRLGTDYRITLLSTTGADVASSIGIRVAVDGDPTSEPAPDTFVMPGGDIYPRTPVTRDLVRAAGDLAGRSGRVASVCTGAFVLGAAGLLDGKRATTHWKVAGELAARHPKARVEPDSIHVRDGTTYTSAGVSAGIDLALALVEEDHGPDLSRDVARALVVYLQRAGGQSQFSAPLQGPPPRSPALRGVVDRVKGDPAGNHSPDELARHLHLSPRHLTRLFREEMSTTPARYVESIRFDIAKALLDQGHTATRAAALAGFPSYESLRRVFARELSISPAAYQRRFGSARRP; from the coding sequence GTGAGCCTCGCCCCGCACCGCGTCGTGATCCTCGTCTACGACGGGGTCAAACTGCTGGACGTCGCCGGCCCCGCGGAGGTGTTCGCGGAAGCGAACAGACTGGGGACCGACTACCGGATCACCCTGCTGTCGACGACCGGTGCCGACGTCGCGTCCTCGATCGGGATCCGGGTCGCCGTCGACGGGGACCCCACCTCCGAGCCTGCCCCCGACACGTTCGTGATGCCAGGCGGGGACATCTATCCGCGCACGCCCGTCACCCGGGATCTGGTCCGGGCCGCGGGGGATCTGGCGGGCCGGTCCGGGCGGGTGGCGTCCGTCTGCACGGGCGCGTTCGTCCTCGGTGCCGCCGGTCTCCTGGACGGCAAGCGCGCGACCACCCATTGGAAGGTCGCGGGGGAACTGGCCGCCCGGCACCCGAAGGCCCGCGTCGAACCCGACTCCATCCACGTCCGCGACGGCACCACGTACACCTCGGCGGGCGTCAGCGCCGGCATCGACCTGGCGCTCGCCCTCGTCGAGGAGGACCACGGCCCGGACCTGAGCCGGGACGTCGCCCGCGCCCTGGTGGTGTATCTGCAGCGAGCCGGCGGCCAGTCACAGTTCTCCGCACCCCTCCAGGGCCCGCCTCCCCGGTCCCCGGCCCTGCGGGGCGTCGTCGACCGGGTGAAGGGGGATCCCGCCGGGAACCACTCCCCCGACGAACTCGCCCGGCACCTCCATCTCAGCCCCCGTCATCTGACCCGGCTGTTCCGTGAGGAGATGTCCACGACACCGGCCCGGTACGTCGAGTCGATCCGGTTCGACATCGCGAAGGCGCTGCTCGACCAGGGGCACACCGCGACGCGGGCCGCGGCACTGGCCGGATTCCCCAGCTACGAGAGTCTGCGGCGGGTGTTCGCCCGGGAGTTGTCCATCAGCCCCGCCGCCTACCAGCGCCGCTTCGGCTCCGCCCGCCGTCCGTGA
- a CDS encoding GntR family transcriptional regulator codes for MARTSHPSDIRPSDAPAQDTHPSDHEPRYSRIAGRLLGELRDGTVPPGERLPGERELATRFGVSRETVRQALQQLRLAGLVSTDRRGSHATLPGSHAEHIPSLDFPVGAHTREPGGVRHASVTWEAPSSEHAEALGLAPHRPTLVHRYESAAADGSGLRTAVTSFSAVAVTEVEELARYRDRADGTASAQLRRAYDWMRSAGLTLHHRDAITRLPQSVLVTRRVHDQYDRPLEITDLVVEAQQDALVYEFTLPAAG; via the coding sequence ATGGCCCGCACCAGCCACCCGTCCGACATCCGTCCGTCCGACGCACCCGCGCAGGACACCCACCCCTCCGACCACGAACCCCGGTACTCGCGGATCGCCGGCCGGCTTCTCGGTGAGCTGCGCGACGGCACCGTTCCGCCCGGCGAACGACTGCCCGGAGAGCGGGAGTTGGCCACCCGGTTCGGCGTCAGCCGGGAGACCGTACGCCAGGCGCTGCAGCAACTGCGGCTGGCCGGGCTGGTCTCCACCGACCGGCGCGGCAGCCACGCGACGCTGCCCGGCAGCCACGCCGAGCACATCCCGTCGCTGGACTTCCCCGTGGGCGCGCACACCCGGGAGCCCGGTGGCGTCCGGCACGCGAGCGTGACCTGGGAGGCGCCGTCGTCCGAGCACGCCGAGGCGCTGGGGCTCGCGCCGCACCGCCCGACCCTCGTGCACCGCTACGAGTCGGCCGCGGCGGACGGCAGCGGACTGCGCACGGCCGTCACCTCGTTCTCCGCCGTCGCGGTGACGGAGGTCGAGGAACTCGCCCGCTACCGCGACCGCGCGGACGGCACCGCCTCGGCGCAGCTGCGCCGTGCCTACGACTGGATGCGCAGTGCCGGGCTGACCCTGCACCACAGGGACGCGATCACCCGGCTCCCCCAGTCGGTCCTGGTCACCCGCCGCGTACACGACCAGTACGACCGGCCCCTGGAGATCACCGACCTTGTCGTGGAAGCCCAACAGGACGCGCTCGTCTACGAGTTCACCCTGCCGGCGGCCGGTTGA